One Pseudomonadota bacterium DNA window includes the following coding sequences:
- the glk gene encoding glucokinase yields MTAHVQPVIHRLVADVGGTNTRVGIVASDGTVAHLARLRNDQHAGLAQALKDYLAGLSSVLGTPPVDAAIAVAAPITGTEVRLTNRRDWVFSSESLAQGLGIGQVHLINDFTAVALCLPWLGEDELQPLGGVARRADRGSSPATPTVVLGPGTGLGVSALIPHDAGYVAIEGEGGHATAAAFTEQEAELIAWIREREGHVSWETLLCGAGLVRLHGAVATLGGHVGGANVEDAAEVVARADAGDRVAERSLQTFFAMLGGFAGDLALSFGAYSGVYLAGGILPRLRPRLIASDFRKRFESKGHYSQLLASIPTALITAPEPALLGLAAFCPSQVAGAC; encoded by the coding sequence ATGACCGCTCACGTACAACCCGTCATCCACCGCCTCGTCGCCGATGTCGGCGGCACCAACACGCGGGTCGGCATCGTCGCCAGCGACGGCACCGTGGCCCACCTCGCCCGCCTGCGCAACGACCAGCACGCCGGCCTGGCCCAGGCGCTGAAGGACTACCTGGCGGGCCTCAGCAGTGTGCTCGGCACTCCTCCGGTGGATGCGGCCATCGCCGTAGCCGCCCCGATTACCGGCACGGAAGTGCGCCTGACCAACCGGCGCGACTGGGTGTTCAGCAGCGAGTCCCTGGCCCAAGGGCTGGGCATCGGGCAGGTGCACCTGATCAACGACTTCACCGCCGTAGCCCTGTGCCTACCTTGGCTCGGCGAAGATGAGCTGCAGCCCCTAGGGGGCGTAGCGCGCCGTGCCGACCGCGGCAGCTCGCCGGCCACGCCCACGGTGGTCCTGGGTCCCGGCACCGGCCTCGGCGTCTCCGCCCTGATTCCCCACGACGCGGGCTACGTGGCCATCGAGGGTGAAGGCGGGCACGCCACCGCCGCAGCCTTCACCGAGCAGGAGGCGGAACTCATCGCGTGGATACGTGAACGCGAGGGACACGTGAGCTGGGAAACGCTCCTCTGCGGCGCCGGCCTTGTGCGCCTGCACGGCGCCGTGGCCACGCTTGGCGGCCACGTCGGCGGGGCCAACGTCGAGGATGCGGCGGAGGTAGTGGCTAGAGCAGACGCGGGCGATCGCGTGGCGGAACGTTCGCTACAGACTTTCTTCGCCATGCTCGGCGGCTTTGCCGGCGATCTCGCCCTGAGCTTCGGCGCCTACTCCGGCGTGTACCTTGCCGGCGGCATCCTCCCGCGCCTGCGCCCACGACTGATCGCTTCGGATTTTCGCAAGCGATTCGAAAGTAAGGGGCACTACTCGCAGCTGCTGGCGTCCATCCCCACGGCATTGATCACCGCCCCGGAGCCTGCCCTGCTCGGTCTCGCCGCCTTCTGTCCGTCACAGGTGGCAGGCGCCTGTTGA
- a CDS encoding tetratricopeptide repeat protein, translated as MSNRALMLAIRTADHLLEREEPAAAADVLERYLAAHPPHGRILQRLGRVRLMQGRAAEAAHLLEQALDCRSTATLAEEVVTLSTDGERNSTTPPNAAAR; from the coding sequence TTGAGTAACAGGGCCTTAATGCTCGCGATCCGCACCGCGGACCATCTGCTGGAACGGGAAGAACCAGCAGCGGCAGCCGACGTTCTCGAGCGCTACCTCGCCGCGCACCCCCCGCATGGGCGCATCCTGCAGCGCTTGGGCCGCGTACGCCTGATGCAGGGACGCGCCGCCGAGGCGGCGCACCTGCTGGAGCAAGCGCTCGACTGCCGTTCGACAGCCACGCTAGCCGAGGAGGTGGTCACGCTCAGCACGGATGGCGAACGCAACTCGACCACGCCCCCTAACGCCGCTGCGCGATAG
- the ttcA gene encoding tRNA 2-thiocytidine(32) synthetase TtcA, with protein sequence MQSPEAPEGARKSQSVTQKKLRKRLRRQVGQAIGDYAMIEAGDRVMVCLSGGKDSYSMLDVLLDLQAAAPVHFTLEAVNLDQKQPHFPEQVLPDYCRARGVPLHVLEQDTYSVVKRVVPEGRTMCGLCSRLRRGALYRFAREGGFTKIALGHHRDDILETLLMNMFNGGRLAAMPPKLLSEDGECTVIRPLAYCEERDLARFAVLQGYPIIPCRLCGSQENSQRRNVKALLREWERDHPGRIASMFRSLQHVVPSHLMDGEHHDFLGLRSANAPAPSVSADARAWLLPQQAPATCDGQKAARPSRAGSGAVINAVGMDASSCE encoded by the coding sequence ATGCAGTCTCCTGAGGCCCCCGAGGGCGCGCGAAAATCTCAATCCGTGACGCAGAAGAAGCTGCGCAAGCGCCTGCGTAGGCAGGTGGGGCAGGCCATCGGCGACTACGCGATGATCGAGGCCGGGGATCGGGTCATGGTGTGCCTTTCCGGCGGCAAGGACTCGTACTCGATGCTGGATGTTCTGCTCGACCTGCAGGCGGCTGCCCCCGTCCACTTCACGCTCGAAGCGGTGAACCTGGACCAAAAGCAGCCGCACTTCCCCGAGCAAGTATTGCCCGACTATTGCCGAGCGAGGGGGGTGCCCCTGCACGTGTTGGAGCAGGACACCTACAGCGTGGTGAAGCGGGTGGTGCCCGAGGGGCGAACGATGTGCGGACTGTGCTCGCGTCTGCGGCGCGGGGCGCTCTACCGGTTCGCGCGCGAGGGGGGCTTCACCAAGATCGCCCTAGGCCACCATCGAGACGATATCCTCGAGACGTTGCTCATGAACATGTTCAACGGCGGCCGCCTGGCGGCGATGCCGCCGAAGCTTCTGAGCGAGGATGGCGAGTGCACAGTGATCAGGCCGCTGGCCTACTGCGAGGAGCGCGATCTGGCTCGTTTTGCCGTGCTCCAGGGCTACCCGATCATTCCCTGCCGCCTGTGCGGCTCGCAGGAGAACTCCCAGCGCCGTAACGTGAAGGCGCTGCTACGCGAGTGGGAGCGCGATCATCCAGGGCGCATCGCTTCGATGTTCCGTTCTCTGCAGCACGTGGTGCCAAGCCATCTCATGGACGGGGAGCATCACGATTTCCTTGGCCTTCGAAGTGCGAACGCGCCTGCGCCCTCGGTTTCTGCCGATGCGAGGGCCTGGCTGTTGCCTCAACAGGCGCCTGCCACCTGTGACGGACAGAAGGCGGCGAGACCGAGCAGGGCAGGCTCCGGGGCGGTGATCAATGCCGTGGGGATGGACGCCAGCAGCTGCGAGTAG
- a CDS encoding SDR family oxidoreductase, which yields MSKAPYAGSTVLVTGATEGIGRACALHLARAQAKLILGARSTERLEQIAKECRDFGAEVLILPTDVSREIDCQRLVDAGVQRFGRLDTLVCNAGSTMWARFEDLHSLEVFSSLFQVNLMGAVHCARHALPALRASGGRLVAVASAAGMTGVPERTAYAASKHALVGFMDSLRVELRGSGVSVTVAAPDFVLTQTHRRAIGADGEALGTSPMQEGKLLTAERCAQMILAATWARKRLCLTSSRTRLGLLLKPFLPALLDRIAANAIAQRR from the coding sequence ATGTCGAAGGCCCCATATGCAGGCAGCACCGTGTTGGTGACGGGGGCAACGGAAGGTATCGGGCGCGCCTGCGCGCTGCACCTCGCCAGGGCCCAAGCTAAGCTCATCTTGGGGGCGCGCAGCACTGAGCGCCTCGAGCAGATTGCCAAGGAGTGCCGTGATTTTGGTGCCGAGGTGCTCATCCTGCCGACGGACGTGAGTCGAGAGATCGACTGCCAGCGTCTGGTCGACGCAGGCGTCCAGCGCTTCGGCCGCCTGGACACGCTGGTGTGCAACGCGGGCAGCACCATGTGGGCGCGCTTCGAAGACCTGCACAGCCTCGAGGTGTTCTCGAGTCTCTTCCAGGTCAACCTGATGGGCGCGGTGCACTGCGCGCGCCACGCCTTACCAGCCCTACGCGCATCGGGCGGACGCCTAGTCGCCGTGGCTAGCGCGGCGGGAATGACCGGCGTGCCGGAGCGCACCGCCTACGCAGCAAGCAAGCACGCGCTGGTCGGCTTCATGGATAGCCTGCGCGTCGAGCTGCGCGGCAGCGGGGTGAGTGTGACCGTAGCGGCGCCGGACTTCGTGCTTACGCAGACCCACCGCCGCGCCATCGGAGCCGATGGTGAGGCCCTCGGGACCTCCCCCATGCAGGAGGGCAAGCTGCTGACGGCCGAGCGCTGCGCCCAGATGATCCTGGCCGCCACCTGGGCCCGCAAGCGACTCTGTCTGACCTCGAGCAGAACGCGCCTCGGCCTGCTACTGAAACCGTTCCTGCCTGCGCTGCTGGATCGTATTGCGGCAAACGCTATCGCGCAGCGGCGTTAG
- the htpX gene encoding protease HtpX, translating into MTRILLFLGTNAAILVVVSIVFSLLGLDGTINRQTGGIDLTSLLIMSAVIGFTGSLISLFSSKWMAKRSMGVQLLNVNGPRDQNERWLIDTVRRQANEAGIGMPEVGIWNAPEMNAFATGWNRNNALVAVSVGLLRGMKPDEVEAVLAHEIAHVANGDMVTLTLIQGVVNTFVVFASRLVGHIVDRAVFRTESGHGPGYFIVSLVMQLVFSVLASMIVMWFSRYREFRADAGGARLAGREKMIRALDRLRTGGGELPDEMAAMGISGGRTGGLKKLFLTHPPLEERIAALREQA; encoded by the coding sequence ATGACTCGCATACTCCTGTTTCTAGGCACGAACGCCGCGATACTCGTGGTGGTGAGCATCGTGTTCTCCCTGCTGGGCCTGGACGGTACGATCAACCGACAGACCGGTGGCATCGACCTCACGAGCCTGCTGATCATGTCCGCTGTGATCGGTTTCACCGGCTCTTTGATCTCACTGTTCAGCTCGAAGTGGATGGCCAAGCGCAGCATGGGCGTGCAGCTGTTGAACGTGAACGGCCCGCGCGATCAAAACGAGCGTTGGCTGATCGATACGGTTCGCCGCCAGGCCAACGAGGCAGGGATCGGTATGCCGGAAGTAGGGATCTGGAATGCGCCCGAGATGAACGCCTTCGCCACGGGTTGGAACCGCAATAACGCCCTAGTCGCCGTCAGCGTGGGGCTTCTGCGCGGGATGAAGCCGGACGAGGTGGAGGCGGTGCTCGCTCACGAAATCGCCCACGTGGCGAACGGCGACATGGTGACGCTCACCCTGATCCAGGGCGTGGTCAATACCTTCGTCGTCTTCGCATCGCGCTTGGTCGGCCACATCGTGGACCGGGCGGTGTTCCGCACGGAGAGTGGTCACGGGCCGGGCTACTTCATCGTCTCACTGGTGATGCAGCTGGTCTTCAGCGTGCTGGCGAGCATGATCGTCATGTGGTTCTCTCGCTACCGCGAATTCCGCGCCGATGCGGGCGGGGCGCGCCTCGCCGGTCGGGAGAAGATGATCCGTGCCCTCGATCGCCTGCGAACGGGCGGCGGGGAGCTACCCGATGAGATGGCTGCGATGGGAATCTCCGGCGGCCGCACGGGCGGTCTCAAGAAGCTGTTCTTGACCCATCCGCCCCTCGAGGAGCGGATCGCGGCTCTACGTGAGCAGGCGTAG
- a CDS encoding LysM peptidoglycan-binding domain-containing protein produces MSRLRWCAAKGRTIRAQTRGTQAIHWALGIVFACLWPAALLADESVAPLTGADPEHFPVSPNLHAATNFWRRVYTEVDTSEGFIHDNRELSVVYGVVELGGEISRRQRSRLVSKRITHYRRILERLASGARSELTQEQRAVLGLWPEDVSDATLAQAAKRLRFQLGQANRFREGLARSGRYLDHIRGEFAARGLPGELALLPHVESSYNAEARSHAAAVGMWQFTRSTGRRFMQVDHVVDERMDPYLAAGAAARLLQQNYEDLGAWPLALTAYNHGVAGMRRATRKLGTQDMGEIVDRYDGRTFGFASRNFYASFIAAVHVHQHASQYFGQVSTATPVPHHAVEIPDFIPAATLAGSLDTDLDTLRKLNPALRWPIWRGEKHVPKGYPLRVPSSIDLLSAREALGALPQAQRFAQQTPDVQHRVERGESLSVIGARYGVSARAIAELNGLKSAHLIRAGQTLKLPVRAGRSVPTPLSTKAPPPAPAAKIASKTAHVSTTAAASASGGTYRVRSGDSLSVIARRLGVRQRDLVAANRLSNADRLSVGQVLVVPGKGQAFETYVPEVYTVRRGDSVWEVAKRFGIPRKRIISLNALKTGQHIFIGQQLRLKPVLGAPAASTAQ; encoded by the coding sequence ATGAGCCGACTGCGCTGGTGCGCCGCCAAAGGGCGGACCATACGGGCCCAGACCCGAGGTACGCAAGCCATCCATTGGGCGCTAGGGATAGTGTTCGCTTGCCTGTGGCCCGCGGCACTGCTGGCCGACGAGTCCGTCGCGCCGCTAACCGGCGCCGATCCCGAGCACTTCCCCGTATCGCCTAACTTGCATGCCGCTACAAACTTCTGGCGCCGCGTCTACACGGAGGTCGACACGAGCGAAGGGTTCATCCACGACAACCGCGAGCTCAGCGTGGTGTACGGGGTGGTCGAACTCGGCGGCGAGATCTCGCGCCGCCAGCGCAGCCGTCTCGTCTCCAAGCGCATCACCCACTACCGACGGATCCTCGAGCGCTTGGCCAGCGGCGCGCGCTCGGAGCTTACGCAGGAGCAGCGCGCGGTGCTGGGCCTATGGCCAGAGGACGTCAGCGACGCAACCCTAGCGCAAGCCGCGAAGCGCCTGCGTTTTCAGCTTGGGCAGGCCAACCGCTTCCGCGAGGGCCTAGCGCGCTCGGGAAGGTATCTCGATCACATACGCGGCGAGTTCGCTGCGCGAGGACTTCCCGGGGAGCTCGCGCTCCTGCCCCACGTAGAGAGTTCCTACAACGCGGAAGCGCGCTCCCATGCTGCCGCGGTCGGCATGTGGCAGTTCACCCGCTCCACGGGACGGCGCTTCATGCAGGTAGATCACGTCGTGGACGAGCGCATGGACCCCTACCTAGCCGCCGGCGCGGCGGCGCGCTTGCTGCAGCAGAACTACGAGGACCTAGGCGCCTGGCCCCTTGCCCTCACTGCCTACAATCACGGCGTCGCGGGAATGCGCCGCGCCACGCGCAAGCTCGGCACCCAGGACATGGGGGAGATCGTGGACCGCTACGACGGGCGCACCTTCGGGTTCGCCTCGCGCAATTTCTACGCCTCGTTCATCGCCGCCGTCCACGTGCACCAACATGCATCGCAGTACTTTGGCCAGGTCAGCACAGCGACGCCCGTGCCTCATCATGCGGTGGAGATCCCCGATTTCATCCCAGCTGCCACCCTGGCCGGCAGTCTGGACACGGACCTCGACACCTTAAGGAAGCTCAATCCTGCCCTTCGCTGGCCCATCTGGCGCGGCGAGAAACACGTTCCGAAGGGCTACCCCCTCCGAGTGCCCTCCAGTATCGATCTACTGAGTGCGCGCGAAGCGCTCGGCGCCCTACCGCAAGCGCAGCGCTTCGCCCAGCAGACACCGGATGTGCAGCACCGCGTGGAGCGAGGAGAGTCGCTATCGGTCATTGGGGCCCGCTACGGCGTCAGCGCACGCGCCATTGCAGAACTAAACGGCCTGAAGTCCGCCCACCTGATTCGTGCAGGACAGACCCTGAAGCTGCCCGTGCGCGCCGGCCGTAGCGTGCCCACGCCCCTCTCGACCAAGGCGCCACCGCCTGCGCCTGCCGCAAAGATAGCCTCCAAGACAGCGCACGTGAGCACCACGGCGGCGGCGAGCGCATCGGGCGGCACCTACCGGGTGCGCAGCGGAGATAGCCTGTCGGTGATCGCCCGCCGCCTAGGCGTGCGCCAACGCGACCTAGTGGCGGCCAACCGCCTGAGTAATGCCGATCGCCTAAGCGTGGGTCAGGTCCTGGTGGTGCCCGGCAAGGGGCAGGCCTTCGAGACCTACGTGCCAGAGGTCTACACGGTGAGGCGCGGTGACTCCGTTTGGGAAGTTGCCAAACGCTTCGGAATTCCGCGCAAACGCATCATATCCCTAAACGCCTTGAAAACTGGCCAGCACATCTTCATCGGCCAACAGCTACGCCTAAAGCCAGTTTTAGGTGCGCCAGCGGCAAGCACCGCTCAGTAG
- a CDS encoding SDR family oxidoreductase translates to MVYFVTGATGFIGKRVVRRLLNRQGHVHVLVRSASEARTADLLRYWKTDGARVTFLEGDITKGNCALADDQIDALVGKVDHVFHLAAIYDLTRNEEHQYKANVEGTRHVVALAERLKAGCIHHTSSIAAAGLYDGVFREDMFEEATGLDDPYYRSKHDAEGVVRNDCDIPFRIYRPGVVVGDSQTGEMDKVDGPYYFFKLIQRMRQMLPIWMPTIGLEGGRINIVPVDFVADAMDHIAHKPGLDGECFHLTETKARRVGDMLNLFARAGHAPEMALRFDARMLSFIPTSLLRGIGALAPVQRAKDALLEDLQIPEQVLRFIGYPTRFDRRSTDAALADSDIQVPALEDYAWRLWDYWERHLDPDLHIDRTLSGAVRGKVVVVTGASSGIGKSAAVKIGAAGGRVVLVARKLSKLEKTKKLIDEAGGESHIVTCDISDVEAVDAAVKQIEETIGTVDVLINNAGRSIRRSLKHSFERFHDFERTMQLNYFGALRMILRILPGMVERRAGHIINISSIGVLSNAPRFSAYVASKAALDAFTRCAAAEFNDADVRFTTINMPLVRTPMIAPTKIYQNVPTISPEEAADMIVDAIIRRPHRVATRLGIFAEIAHLLAPNLVQVGMNTAFMLFPDSPKGSDGKRLPRSAEQIAFAQLTRGIHW, encoded by the coding sequence ATGGTTTATTTCGTCACCGGGGCAACGGGGTTTATCGGCAAGCGAGTCGTGCGTCGACTCCTGAACCGCCAGGGCCATGTCCACGTGCTGGTCCGCAGCGCCTCCGAGGCGCGGACCGCGGATCTGCTGCGCTACTGGAAGACCGACGGTGCGCGGGTGACCTTCCTCGAGGGGGACATCACCAAGGGCAACTGTGCCCTCGCCGACGACCAGATCGATGCCCTCGTGGGCAAGGTGGATCACGTGTTCCATCTAGCGGCGATCTACGACCTCACCCGTAACGAGGAGCATCAGTACAAAGCCAACGTCGAGGGCACGCGACACGTGGTCGCGCTCGCCGAGCGCCTCAAAGCCGGGTGCATTCACCATACGAGTTCGATCGCTGCCGCCGGCCTCTACGACGGCGTGTTCCGAGAGGATATGTTCGAAGAGGCAACCGGGCTGGACGATCCCTACTATCGCAGCAAGCACGATGCGGAGGGCGTCGTACGCAACGATTGCGACATTCCATTTCGCATCTACCGCCCTGGGGTCGTGGTGGGCGACTCGCAAACGGGTGAGATGGACAAGGTGGATGGTCCTTACTACTTCTTCAAGCTCATCCAGCGCATGCGCCAGATGCTCCCGATCTGGATGCCGACGATCGGTCTAGAGGGAGGGCGTATCAATATCGTGCCCGTGGACTTTGTGGCCGACGCGATGGACCATATTGCGCACAAGCCAGGCCTTGATGGCGAGTGCTTCCATCTGACCGAAACGAAGGCCCGTCGGGTGGGGGACATGCTCAACCTCTTCGCCCGTGCCGGCCATGCCCCGGAGATGGCGTTGCGTTTCGACGCGCGCATGCTGTCGTTCATTCCAACCTCTCTCTTGCGCGGCATCGGCGCTCTCGCGCCGGTACAGCGAGCCAAGGACGCGCTGCTCGAGGATTTGCAGATCCCCGAGCAGGTGTTGCGCTTCATCGGTTACCCCACGCGCTTCGACCGCCGATCCACGGATGCAGCGCTGGCGGACAGCGACATTCAGGTGCCCGCACTCGAAGACTACGCATGGCGCCTGTGGGATTACTGGGAGCGCCATCTCGATCCCGACCTGCACATCGATCGCACCCTGAGCGGCGCCGTCAGGGGGAAGGTGGTCGTCGTGACTGGCGCATCCTCGGGCATCGGTAAATCTGCGGCGGTGAAAATCGGTGCAGCCGGTGGCCGTGTCGTGCTGGTCGCGCGCAAGCTTTCCAAGCTTGAGAAGACGAAGAAGTTGATCGACGAGGCCGGCGGTGAGTCGCACATCGTCACCTGCGATATCTCCGATGTGGAGGCTGTGGACGCCGCCGTGAAGCAGATAGAGGAGACGATCGGCACGGTCGATGTATTGATCAACAATGCGGGTCGGTCAATCCGCCGCTCCCTCAAGCATAGCTTTGAGCGCTTTCACGACTTCGAGCGAACGATGCAGCTGAACTACTTCGGCGCCCTGCGCATGATCCTGCGGATCTTGCCAGGTATGGTGGAGCGGCGTGCGGGGCACATCATTAACATCTCCTCGATCGGCGTGCTTAGCAACGCGCCGCGCTTTTCCGCCTACGTGGCCTCAAAGGCCGCCCTAGATGCGTTTACGCGCTGTGCAGCGGCGGAGTTCAACGACGCTGACGTACGCTTTACCACCATCAACATGCCGCTCGTGCGCACGCCGATGATCGCGCCGACGAAAATCTACCAGAACGTGCCGACGATCAGTCCGGAGGAGGCAGCAGATATGATCGTCGATGCCATTATTCGCCGGCCTCATCGGGTGGCGACGCGATTGGGAATCTTCGCTGAGATCGCCCATCTGCTTGCGCCGAACCTGGTGCAGGTGGGCATGAACACGGCTTTTATGCTGTTCCCGGATAGCCCAAAGGGCAGCGATGGCAAGCGCTTGCCGCGCAGTGCAGAGCAGATTGCATTCGCCCAGCTTACGCGCGGTATTCATTGGTAA
- a CDS encoding SDR family oxidoreductase, with translation MVDFNGLHIVITGAASGLGRLMTERLLRAGATVHAVDVNADGLQELQASIEADARGRVLPYACDLSNRRSIAATADQIQHACPAVDILINNAGIVSGRPLLEISDEQIERTFAVNTLALFWLTRAFLPAMVRRDAGHIVTIASAGGLVGTARLTDYCASKFAAVGFDDSLRLELKRLNSRIRTTVVCPFYINTGMFAGVHTRFPWLLPILEPDYVVDRTLDAIRRGRRRLIMPRFVLSVFLARLLPTEWFDAVMSFFGISKSMDDFVGRRGREG, from the coding sequence ATGGTTGACTTCAACGGGCTTCACATCGTCATTACCGGGGCCGCCAGTGGCCTGGGGCGATTGATGACGGAGCGCTTGTTGCGTGCGGGAGCCACTGTACACGCGGTGGACGTGAATGCCGATGGCCTCCAGGAGCTGCAGGCCAGCATCGAGGCTGATGCCAGGGGACGGGTATTGCCGTACGCCTGTGACCTGAGCAATCGGCGTTCGATCGCTGCCACGGCCGATCAGATTCAGCATGCCTGCCCGGCCGTCGACATCTTGATCAACAACGCCGGAATCGTCTCGGGGCGTCCACTGCTCGAGATCAGCGACGAGCAGATCGAGCGGACCTTCGCCGTCAACACGCTCGCCCTGTTCTGGCTGACCCGCGCCTTCCTGCCGGCAATGGTTCGCCGAGATGCGGGTCACATCGTGACCATCGCGTCGGCGGGAGGCCTAGTGGGCACGGCGCGTCTCACTGACTACTGCGCTAGTAAGTTTGCCGCCGTCGGCTTCGACGACTCCCTCCGCTTGGAGCTCAAGCGCCTGAATAGCCGCATCCGCACCACGGTGGTCTGCCCCTTCTACATCAATACGGGCATGTTCGCAGGCGTTCATACGCGCTTCCCGTGGCTGCTGCCCATCCTCGAGCCTGACTACGTGGTGGATCGCACGCTCGACGCCATACGGCGAGGGCGCCGCCGGTTGATCATGCCGAGGTTCGTGCTCTCGGTGTTCCTGGCGCGCCTATTGCCAACCGAGTGGTTCGATGCGGTCATGAGCTTCTTTGGTATTAGCAAGAGCATGGACGACTTCGTCGGTCGCCGGGGGCGCGAGGGGTAG